In Gemmata obscuriglobus, a single genomic region encodes these proteins:
- a CDS encoding LpqB family beta-propeller domain-containing protein — protein MRRVLALCLFVVAVGNLSAAPERTHDITPADYAGVNTITEIALSPDGKQVAYTLATWDKKGDRRSTELWVVDTDGKGKPKQLTTDRANDRHPKWSADGKAVYALANRKGKAQVWKVPLDGAPEAVTSAKGGVIGYDYAPKADAVFYTVDDTVTDKGDFLELREKFAKIEYGHNKRTVSKLLRIDPKEEPREVLANGRYIREFAVTTDGKRVAMVSALDDTVIRSEGESRVDVWEDGKVTTPPTDVYRAKAASPYAWLEGLAWNPAGTRFAFCAIHDAYPAEIIIGEWGEGKWTTGRMNRTKLVGPERSEGWVHVHGYGSPLQWTGNDALSYLQERAGQVNVRTYVLKDGATHVPPPDYQESTVEYAVHFATAPLRAVIAGSQNGLPVLKVQAKATGELETLVDPNPHTANWKFPSVKHIAWKAPDGTEVGGPLELPYGWKKGDKPLPLVVAIHGGPTTSSPNDLRFDPHNGRLYFAAAGYAVLCPNYRGSTGYGDKFVTDLIGNENDVDVKDIIAGIEHLIKEGVADPERVAVMGWSNGGYLTNCLITLKDPPVKIKAASSGAGILDTVAEWGFNDEPAYPVVFKKGTPWEQPGIYKKTSPIYGLGNVTTPTLIHVGGNDDRCPPGHSRMLYRALKEYKNVPTQLCVYPNQPHGLGALSFRTAKMEWDLAWFDKYLNKK, from the coding sequence ATGCGTCGCGTGCTCGCTTTATGTTTGTTCGTTGTGGCGGTCGGCAACCTATCGGCCGCGCCCGAGCGCACCCACGACATCACCCCCGCCGATTACGCCGGCGTGAACACCATCACCGAAATCGCGCTCTCGCCCGACGGCAAGCAGGTCGCGTACACGCTGGCGACGTGGGACAAAAAGGGCGACCGCCGGTCCACCGAGTTGTGGGTCGTTGACACCGACGGCAAGGGAAAGCCGAAGCAACTCACCACCGACCGCGCCAACGACCGGCACCCGAAGTGGTCCGCCGACGGGAAGGCCGTCTACGCCCTCGCGAACCGCAAGGGCAAGGCTCAGGTGTGGAAGGTTCCGCTCGACGGCGCGCCCGAAGCGGTCACCAGCGCGAAGGGTGGCGTGATCGGCTACGACTACGCCCCGAAGGCCGATGCAGTTTTCTACACGGTCGATGACACGGTCACGGACAAGGGCGATTTCCTCGAGCTGCGCGAGAAGTTCGCCAAGATCGAGTACGGGCACAACAAACGCACCGTGAGTAAGTTGCTCCGCATCGATCCGAAAGAGGAACCGCGCGAGGTCCTCGCGAACGGCCGGTACATTCGCGAGTTCGCCGTCACCACGGACGGCAAGCGGGTTGCGATGGTTAGCGCGCTCGACGACACCGTCATCCGCTCGGAAGGCGAATCGCGGGTGGACGTGTGGGAGGACGGAAAGGTGACCACCCCACCGACGGACGTGTATCGGGCCAAGGCCGCGAGCCCCTATGCATGGCTCGAAGGGCTGGCGTGGAATCCCGCGGGCACCCGGTTCGCGTTCTGCGCGATCCACGACGCGTACCCGGCCGAGATCATCATTGGTGAGTGGGGCGAGGGAAAGTGGACGACCGGTCGGATGAATCGCACGAAGCTGGTCGGTCCGGAGCGGTCGGAAGGGTGGGTTCACGTCCACGGATACGGAAGCCCGCTCCAGTGGACCGGTAACGACGCGCTTTCGTACCTGCAGGAGCGGGCAGGGCAGGTCAACGTGCGCACTTACGTGTTGAAAGACGGGGCGACGCACGTTCCGCCACCGGATTACCAAGAGTCGACGGTCGAGTACGCGGTGCATTTCGCCACCGCGCCGCTCCGGGCCGTCATCGCCGGTAGCCAGAACGGGCTCCCGGTGCTCAAGGTGCAGGCCAAAGCGACCGGCGAACTCGAAACGCTCGTGGACCCGAACCCGCACACCGCGAACTGGAAGTTCCCGAGCGTCAAACACATCGCGTGGAAGGCGCCCGACGGTACCGAAGTCGGCGGGCCGCTGGAACTGCCCTACGGCTGGAAGAAGGGCGACAAGCCTTTGCCGCTCGTCGTTGCGATCCACGGCGGGCCGACGACCTCCAGCCCGAACGACCTGCGGTTCGACCCGCACAACGGCCGGCTCTACTTCGCCGCCGCGGGGTACGCCGTGCTGTGCCCGAACTACCGCGGGTCTACCGGGTACGGCGACAAGTTCGTCACCGACCTGATCGGCAACGAGAACGACGTGGACGTGAAGGACATCATCGCCGGCATTGAGCACCTCATCAAAGAGGGGGTCGCGGACCCCGAGCGGGTCGCGGTGATGGGCTGGAGCAACGGCGGGTACCTCACGAACTGCCTCATCACCCTGAAAGACCCGCCGGTGAAGATCAAGGCCGCGTCGAGCGGCGCGGGCATCCTCGACACCGTGGCCGAGTGGGGGTTCAACGACGAGCCGGCGTACCCGGTGGTGTTCAAGAAGGGGACGCCGTGGGAGCAACCCGGGATCTACAAGAAGACCTCGCCGATCTACGGCCTGGGGAACGTCACCACGCCGACGCTGATCCACGTCGGCGGGAACGACGATCGGTGCCCGCCGGGTCACAGCCGGATGCTGTATCGAGCGCTGAAGGAGTACAAGAACGTGCCGACGCAACTGTGCGTGTACCCGAACCAGCCGCACGGGCTGGGCGCACTTTCGTTCCGCACCGCGAAGATGGAATGGGATCTGGCCTGGTTCGATAAGTACCTGAATAAGAAATAG